The Methylobacterium currus genome contains a region encoding:
- a CDS encoding response regulator transcription factor: protein MAKLLLIEDDAATAEEILGDLSGRGHAVAWAATGPEGAERARGEAWDAIVLDRMLPGLDGLTLLQSLRGAGDRTPALVLSALADVDERIRGLRAGGDDYLAKPFVLAELAARIEALLRRPADTRETILRVGSLEIDLIAGTGRRGSRDLDLLPRELTLLEYLMRRPGQVVTRALLFEEVWNYRFTPRSNLIDVHLGRLRRKLEAAGEPPVIHSVRGVGFTLIPDD from the coding sequence GTGGCGAAGCTGCTGCTGATCGAGGACGACGCCGCAACGGCGGAGGAGATCCTGGGTGACCTCAGCGGGCGCGGACACGCGGTCGCCTGGGCGGCGACCGGGCCGGAAGGGGCGGAACGGGCGCGGGGGGAGGCCTGGGACGCGATCGTCCTCGACCGGATGCTGCCGGGGCTGGACGGCCTGACGCTGCTGCAATCCTTGCGCGGCGCCGGGGACCGCACGCCGGCCCTGGTGCTCTCGGCCCTCGCCGACGTCGACGAGCGCATCCGCGGGTTGCGGGCGGGAGGCGACGACTACCTCGCCAAGCCGTTCGTGCTGGCCGAGCTCGCCGCGCGGATCGAGGCGCTGCTGCGCCGCCCGGCCGATACCCGCGAGACGATCCTGCGCGTCGGCAGCCTGGAGATCGATCTGATCGCCGGAACCGGCCGGCGCGGCAGCCGCGACCTCGACCTGCTGCCGCGGGAACTCACCCTGCTCGAATACCTGATGCGCCGCCCCGGCCAGGTGGTCACCCGGGCGCTGCTGTTCGAGGAGGTGTGGAACTACCGCTTCACCCCGAGATCGAACCTCATCGACGTGCATCTCGGCCGCTTGCGCCGCAAGCTCGAGGCGGCCGGCGAGCCGCCGGTGATCCACAGCGTGCGCGGCGTCGGCTTCACGCTGATCCCCGATGACTGA